In Deltaproteobacteria bacterium, the DNA window CCAGGACCCGGTAGCAGGCATAGCTCATGGTGAGTATGGAGGGCTGGGTGTAAAGGGTCTTGTTCAGGTCGGCCCTGTGGATAAATTTTCCGAACATATGTTTTTGAAAGCACAATTCGGCGACGTCATACCCGAGTACCTGACTGGCCTCATTATAGATGTCCTTGACCAGCGGGAATCTGTCGTACAGGTCTTTTCCCATGCCCACATACTGGGAACCCTGGCCCGGAAAAATCAGAATGGTTCTCTTGCGTTTTGTCATCTTACCTTGCTTCAGCAGTTTGAAGGTTAATGAATTCTTAGAATTGTGCTTCACGTCATCGGTTGCCATTGATCTATTCAGCGGCATTGTCCCTCGCTCCCAACGCCTTGTGCCTTACGCCTCATACTGTTTATTCTTGACAATGAGGGCATTTCACATATGATGGTGCCGCATGATTGAATATCCTTCATATCAGTCTTTTCATCTTTATTCAACCGTAAAATCCGCACGATCCCCGGGGATAAGGACTCACGCATCCTAATCGACCTTTAACACTGGAGATATCCGAATGAACATTGACGACAAGATCAGGGAGCTGGAAAGCAGGAATCTTGAGGCGGAGTTGGGGGGGGGGCAGAAGCGCATCGACGACCAACATAAGAAAGGGAAGATGACCGCACGGGAGCGGATCGACGGCCTTCTGGATAAAGGGAGTTTTCAAGAGCTGGATAAATTCGTGGTTCATCGATGCCAGGACTTCGGCATGGATAAGAAGAAGATCCCGGGAGACGGGGTGGTCACCGGCTATGGAACCGTTAACGGCCGTCGGGTTTTTCTTTTTTCTCAGGATTTCACTGTGTTCGGGGGTTCCCTGAGCGGGGCATTCGGTCAGAAGGTCTGCAAGGTCATGGATCTGGCCCTCAAGAACGGGGCCCCCATGATCGGTCTGAACGACTCCGGGGGGGCCAGGATCCAGGAGGGGGTCATGAGCCTTGCCGGGTACGGCGAGATATTCAAGAGAAATGTCTGGAGTTCAGGGGTGGTGCCCCAGATATCCGTGATTATGGGCCCCTGCGCCGGGGGCGCGGTATACTCCCCTGCGCTCACGGATCTGACCATCATGGTCAAGAAGACGAGCAACATGTTTATCACGGGGCCGCAGGTCATCAAGGCGGTCACCTCGGAGGAGGTTTCGGCCGAGGAACTGGGGGGCGCCATGGCCCACAACACCAAGAGCGGGGTGGCCCACTTTGCCGAGGACTCGGACCAGGCGGCCCTGGACAGGGTCCGGGAGATCCTGTCGTACCTTCCTCAGAATTACAGGGAAAAGGCGCCTGCGGTGGAGTGTGCGGACGACCCGAACCGGACGGAAAGATCTCTCAATACCGTGGTGCCGACCAATCCCAGGCTCCCCTACGATATGACGGAGATTATTCGAACGGTGTTGGACAACCAACGGTTCCTCGAGGTACAGAAGCACTTTGCAAAGAACATGGTGGTGGGCTTCGGCCGGTTGAACGGCCTCTCCGTCGGCATTATCGCCAATCAGCCGAAATTTCTGGCCGGGTGTCTGGATACCAAGGCCTCGGTCAAATGCGCCCGGTTCATCCGGATGTGCGACGCCTTTAATCTCCCCACCATTACCTTTGTGGATGTGCCCGGATACCTTCCCGGGGTACAGCAGGAATATGATGGAATCATTAAACACGGGGCCAAGATCATCTTTGCCTATTCAGAGGCCACGGTCCCCAAAATCACCGTGGTGACCCGAAAGGCCTACGGAGGGGCCTATATCGCCATGTCGGCCAAGCACCTGGGCGGGGACATCAACTTTGCCTATCCGACGGCCGAGATTGCGGTCATGGGTCCCGAAGGGGCGGCCAACATCATCTTCAGAAAGGAACTGACCGAGGCGGATGATCCGGCCGCGGTGAAGGAGAGGCTGGTTGAGGAGTATAGGGACAACTTCGCCAGTCCGTTCAAGGCAGCGGAACTGGGGTATACGGACCATATCATTTTTCCTGAAAACACCCGGCCAAGATTGATCCATGCCCTGATGATGCTGAAGGACAAACAGGAGTCGATTCCCGAAAGGCGGCACGGAAATATCCCCCTGTAGGCGCACGGGTTTTTTTCTCACACAACACCGCAAAGCCCACAAAGAAAAAATCTCAAAAAAGAGGCATCTCCCCTGGCCAGGGGAGATGCCTCTTTTGTTTCATTCTGTCAGCCAAACAGGTTGTCAGCGCAACATCCGGGTCCGCTTCTCCCAGAATTCCTTCTCCTTTTCTCTCCAGTCAGGGCCGCCGAATTTTTTGTCGTAAAAGTGCCCCAGCCTCTCAAATACCTTGATCCATGCGCTCTTGTGTTTCTCTTTTGCCTCCAATACATCGGCAACAAAGACATGGATGCGATCGATTTCATCCTTGGGCGCAAAATAATAGGCCCCTTTTTCCGCCGACTTCTTGAGGCTTTCCTCCGACAGGGCGTGAGCCGTAAGCATCAGTGCGGGGATTCCCCGTCTGGATGCGACGGCAAGAAGATCAAATCCTTGGACGCCCATGATGTCAAGGATCGCCACATCATACAGATTGTTTTCAAGGAGCGTTTTCCCCTCCTCGAACGTGGTCGCCGTGTCGAGTTTGCACATGTCCAGCAGGCCTGCCAAGGTATCGAGGACATCCTGCTCGTCGTCTACGATAAGGACTCTCTTGCCGCTGATGAGCTCTCTATATTCCATTTTAATGGTTCTCCGATCAGTTGCGGTAACGCCGGAATTCCCTTCAGGAGTGAAAAAGCTGTTTCACCTCTCGAGTCAACACCTTTCCCATGGTATTTTTCGGCAGTTCCTCTACAAAAAGAATCTCTTTGGGGCATTTCCAATCGTGAAGATGCGTCCTGCAATGGGCCTGAATCTCACCGGATGTGATATCCGCCTGAGGTTTTTTGACCACTGCGGCCACCACCTTTTCTCCCCATTGGGCATCAGGAATGCCTACCACGGATGACTCTCGCACATCATCCAGTGCATTGATGACCCCTTCCACCTCTTTGGGGGAGATATTTTCGCCCCCGGAGATGATAATATGCTTGCATCGGTCGGTCAGGTAATAATAACCGTCCGCATCCACCTTTCCCAGATCGCCGGTCCTGAACCATCCCTTTTCAAAGGCCTGGGCGGTTTCTTTTGGCTTGTTCCAGTACCCCGGGGTCACTCCCGGACCTCTGAGCCAGATCTCGCCTTCGTGGCCGGGAACCACGTCTTTGAATGTCTCAATATCGACGATCCGGACTTCCAGGCCCGGAAGTGGCAGACCGATGGCACCGGGCTTGCGCAGCCCCCTGACCGGATTGGAAAAGTTCATCCCGGTCTCTGACATCCCCTCGCGTTCCACGGGTTCTTTTCCGAATACCCCGGCTATTTTTTCAAAGTCCTTTGCCAGAAGCGGGGCCGATCCGGAGGTCCACAGACGCATGTGCTCGAAGTCCAGCTTCCTATCCCCCGCATGGTCCATGAGCTTGCCGTACATCGGGGGCACGGCCATAAAGAGAGTGCAGGCATGTTGCCCGGTTTTTTCCGTCAGCAGATCCAAGACCTGCCGGGGGGAAAATCGATCCAGCATCAGGACACGGGCCCCGGCCATGAGGACGGTATGGAGGGCAAAACAGAGACCGTGCACATGAAAGAGGGGGAGTGCATGACATAAAACGTCGGTTTCCGCTATTTCCCATATGTTGATAATATTTCTTGCATCATGGGTCAGATTTCCCTGGGTGAGGATCGCCCCTTTCGGCCTCCCGGTGGTGCCCGAGGTGTAGATGATGAGGCCTGGGTCATCCGGGCCGACGTCTTCTTCTACCCGGTCGTCCGAGGCGGAACGGAAAAAGTCCAGGTCCTGGTAAGGCCTTTTTGTATCAATGGTGAGGGAGGTAAGCCCCGGGGCGAGATCATGGACAATCTCCTCCTGCTCAGGGCCTGCAAACGCCAGTGTTGCATCGGCATCGCGAATGAGGTATTCCATTTCCGACTTCTTGAATCCCGGGTTCAAGGGGACGCCGACGGCCCCCATTTTTTGAAGGGCCAGGTGGGCGACCACAAACAAGAGGGATTTGGGAAGAAAGAGGATGACCCGGTCTCCCTTTTTCACCCCCAGGTTTTTCAGGGTGTTGGCCATCCGGTTTGAATCCCGGTCCAGGTCTTGGTATGTCAATTCCGTCTCAACAACGCCCTCACGGAAAAAGGCAATGGCCTCCTCGCTGGCCCGGGCTGAGAAGACATTCAAGAAGGAGGCCTTCAATGTTTTTTCATGGGTCATTCGCGTTATCCCTGCTTGGATTAATTGAACAGCTTGAAGATTTTTACTTAACGCCTTGCTCACCCGATCATCCTGTCAGGGAGCCATGTGGCCAGTTCAGGCCAGATACACACACTGAGGATCACGAGCCCTTCGATGATAACAAAAGGCACGACGCCCAACAGGACATGGGACATGGGGACGTCCGGCGCGATGCTCTTTACAATATAGAGATTCAGCCCTACGGGCGGAGTGACCAGGCCGATTTCGAGATTGACCGTCATGATCACGGCAAACCATATGGGGTCAAATCCCAGTCCTTTGATAATGGGAACCAACAGGGGCGCAATCATCAGGATCACGGCCGCCGGGGGGATAAAACAGCCCAGCATCAGGAGAAGTATATTGATGAGGAACATGATCCCCCATTTTCCAAAAGGGAGACTCAAAATGAGTTCGCCCATGGCCTGTGTGGCATAGAGATCCGAAGAGACATAGGCAAACAGCACGGCGGCGGCCATGATCATCAGGATCATGCTGCTCTCGTTTAGGGCCTTGATGAAGATTTTCCAGAGTTGCCGGGGTCTGTAAATTCTGTAAATGGTGATGACGAAGAAGATGGACAACACCGCTCCCAATGCCCCGGCCTCACTCGGCGTTGCCCAGCCGCCATAGAGCGACCCCATGATCCCGAATATGATCAGGACAAACGGCAGGATCTTGATGAGGGACTCGAAGCGTTCCTTCCAGGTAAAGCTTTCGATGATGCCCCGGTCTTCGATATAATACATGGCGCCGGCCTTGGCAGGCACGATCTTTCGATAGTAAAACACCCCGCCCACCCAGATGCAGCTCAAGAGGATTTCGAGCATCCCCGGTAGAATACCCGCGATAAAGCACTTACCGATGGATGTCTCGGTGGCGACACCATAGAGGATCATGGTGACGCTGGGCGGGATCAGGATGCCGAAGGTTCCGGCGTGGGCGATCAATCCGGTGCTCAATGCAGGCGAGTAGCCGCGGCGTCTCATCTCCGGGATACCGATCCCTCCGATGGCTGCGGCCGTGGCAGGACTGGAGCCGCACAGGGCCGCAAAGATGCCGCAGCCGATCATGTTGGCAATCCCCAGCCCCCCGGTATTTTGTACAGCCATTTATGAAGGGTTTCGTACAGATCCTTGCTGGCATTGGATTCGGCGATGGGCGCGCTGAGCAGAATGAAGAGGGGGATCGCCAGCAGGGCAAAGTTGTCCATGCTGCTGTAGAGCACGTAGGGGATTGTGGGGATGAGATGGGGAGAAAAGATGAGAACGAATATCATGGAGATACCGACCAGTCCCGCCCATATGGGAATGCCGGAGATCAACAGTACAAATGCCCCTCCAAACAGGAGCATCGCAATCGACAGCTCATCCATGCTCAGTTTTCCTTTCCAGGACCGTATCGGTTATTCCGGGTCTGAATCAGTCTTGGGGATGTCGATATCTCTCAGTTCAAACAGCTCCGCCTCTTCATTGTACTCCCCTGTTCTGAGGGCGATGATCTTGTTGCGTATGTACAGGATGTACTGGAAAAAAAGGAGCGTCATCCCGAGTGGAAGAAAGAAGTATGGAATCCAGAGGGGCGGGCCCCACAGCGATTCCGAGTGGTCGTTGCGAACCACGGTCTCCCACCACATGGGCCAGGCATACCATGCCAATACCGCGGCGATTATACACGACAGGATGGAAACCACGATAAGGGTGATCTCCCTGGACTTGGGAGAGAGATGGATGACCACCAGATCCACATTCAGATGATGTTCGTTTTTCTGAACAAAGGCAGATCCTGAAAAGACCGTAAATATCAGGAGGAACACAGATGCCTCAATCTGCCAGATCGTGGAAATGCCGAATACCTTTCTGATAACGACGCCTTCGGTTACGATCACGGCCGCCGCCACCAGAGATAATGCGGCGATCCAGCCGCTCAGGTGGGTCAATCCGTCAATACACCATGCCAATGCTCTTCCGAATACCCTCATGATCGGACACCTCTTTGTTAATCTTGAAGTGTCTAAAGTGATCTAAAGTGCTTAAAGTATGCCCTGTCCAACAGGGGGGAAGACGCGACCTCGTGTTTTAAATGCCGTCTTTAACTTTAGCTCACTTTAGTCACTTTGGACGCTTTAGCTCACTTCCATTTCTATTTCATCGCCTCAAGGGCCATATCAAGATATTCCTGCCCCCCCGGCACGGTCTCGGCATAATCCTTCCATGCGGTCTGTTTCGCAAATGCCAGCCAGGAGTTGAATTCCGCTTCGGTCATGTAATGGATCTC includes these proteins:
- a CDS encoding acyl--CoA ligase, with product MTHEKTLKASFLNVFSARASEEAIAFFREGVVETELTYQDLDRDSNRMANTLKNLGVKKGDRVILFLPKSLLFVVAHLALQKMGAVGVPLNPGFKKSEMEYLIRDADATLAFAGPEQEEIVHDLAPGLTSLTIDTKRPYQDLDFFRSASDDRVEEDVGPDDPGLIIYTSGTTGRPKGAILTQGNLTHDARNIINIWEIAETDVLCHALPLFHVHGLCFALHTVLMAGARVLMLDRFSPRQVLDLLTEKTGQHACTLFMAVPPMYGKLMDHAGDRKLDFEHMRLWTSGSAPLLAKDFEKIAGVFGKEPVEREGMSETGMNFSNPVRGLRKPGAIGLPLPGLEVRIVDIETFKDVVPGHEGEIWLRGPGVTPGYWNKPKETAQAFEKGWFRTGDLGKVDADGYYYLTDRCKHIIISGGENISPKEVEGVINALDDVRESSVVGIPDAQWGEKVVAAVVKKPQADITSGEIQAHCRTHLHDWKCPKEILFVEELPKNTMGKVLTREVKQLFHS
- a CDS encoding methylmalonyl-CoA carboxyltransferase yields the protein MNIDDKIRELESRNLEAELGGGQKRIDDQHKKGKMTARERIDGLLDKGSFQELDKFVVHRCQDFGMDKKKIPGDGVVTGYGTVNGRRVFLFSQDFTVFGGSLSGAFGQKVCKVMDLALKNGAPMIGLNDSGGARIQEGVMSLAGYGEIFKRNVWSSGVVPQISVIMGPCAGGAVYSPALTDLTIMVKKTSNMFITGPQVIKAVTSEEVSAEELGGAMAHNTKSGVAHFAEDSDQAALDRVREILSYLPQNYREKAPAVECADDPNRTERSLNTVVPTNPRLPYDMTEIIRTVLDNQRFLEVQKHFAKNMVVGFGRLNGLSVGIIANQPKFLAGCLDTKASVKCARFIRMCDAFNLPTITFVDVPGYLPGVQQEYDGIIKHGAKIIFAYSEATVPKITVVTRKAYGGAYIAMSAKHLGGDINFAYPTAEIAVMGPEGAANIIFRKELTEADDPAAVKERLVEEYRDNFASPFKAAELGYTDHIIFPENTRPRLIHALMMLKDKQESIPERRHGNIPL
- a CDS encoding response regulator — encoded protein: MEYRELISGKRVLIVDDEQDVLDTLAGLLDMCKLDTATTFEEGKTLLENNLYDVAILDIMGVQGFDLLAVASRRGIPALMLTAHALSEESLKKSAEKGAYYFAPKDEIDRIHVFVADVLEAKEKHKSAWIKVFERLGHFYDKKFGGPDWREKEKEFWEKRTRMLR
- a CDS encoding TRAP transporter small permease, producing MRVFGRALAWCIDGLTHLSGWIAALSLVAAAVIVTEGVVIRKVFGISTIWQIEASVFLLIFTVFSGSAFVQKNEHHLNVDLVVIHLSPKSREITLIVVSILSCIIAAVLAWYAWPMWWETVVRNDHSESLWGPPLWIPYFFLPLGMTLLFFQYILYIRNKIIALRTGEYNEEAELFELRDIDIPKTDSDPE